In Rhipicephalus sanguineus isolate Rsan-2018 chromosome 1, BIME_Rsan_1.4, whole genome shotgun sequence, the DNA window cgactcaTCGTGTTTACGTATAGGACATAAATCTGCAATGACTTCTATATTCTACATATCTGCTAGCATAAAgctttcgttagcgacgtactgagTAATGTGCTATCTTATAGTGATTTTTCTTCTATGAGaggacatctgcagcccagaaaacgcgtCACGTGTCAGACGTattctatagttgcacaaagcgctgcaggacactgccgctattcacactatattgccatttAGAGCTCCAATTACTTGGTGATTAGTGaagactaaaaaagaaaaacaaatgtaaCTATGTAAAATAGAagagcggttccgtatcaaacacagtaaGTGCAGAAGCACAATACAGGAGGCACCccgaagagctaataataattgttgcgttttatgtcccagaaccacaatatcattatgatggacgccgaagtggagggctccggaaatttcgaccacgtgccgttttaaaacttaaatataagcacacgggcatcaaaatgcggccaccgctacttacgggtcagcattcaagcaccgtaatcaccaccgtggcgggtaacccctaatagttatgacaattaggcatttaaggtaagaccacagaaaattcagtgcctatgtaaaatagcgtaaacccaCTCGTTGgcacgctcattagaaaaactgAGCATTTTgcataacaatgtttctccaatccctttgctaacaccTTTGAGATGGcttctaataatttacgttatgaaaactcaatttcgctgttttaataagcagtaagcagaatttttgttactgtatacacCAAGCACGCTCAGGTTactatatatttgttctcaacgtcaccttgacataacagtaaactcaagtggaatataagtatttAAACAGTAGCAGGAatgatgcagacagctaaaagtaagaataaaggagagagcttaccttgccagCACGCTCAAGgaatattgccgtaagcagacccgaaaaaaagCAATACATAGACATAGCTAGGTAATGcgtgggatggaaaaggacagtaaagaaagaacttgtgctaacaattcAGTTATGATTTTgagaactcattgaataaaagaaaatgagacgtacgccaagatagcttctgttaagtgaatgcttgttctgttagatccagcatcggtaccggtggcgcCATAGCTGTTTGAATCTTGTCTGCATATAAGTCagtctcattgcatgtaagtcaaacttgcagaggtccttcaaatcgccgatgtgtgaaagccatgagatgCAAAGAAACCCCTTTTCTTACATTCTTCtgactttgcaacgaagcacaacgcaagagaaacttcgataacggcaCTACAGCGGCGTCAGAATTTGTACgcggagtacgcggcacaggatagtGGCAAAGACCCAAGTATAATAGCACTGACAAACctaaagagaaaaaatgaaacTGTGAAAACAAAGGTCATCTGGGCGTATAAGTTCGCGCATTTGTCTGTCGAgatgacgcgagcgccaccaagTGACTCTGCTCACCCAataggggacgctcacagctcaTCGTCCACCCTCtgtggaaaactctggcggaaagataaaataatgtcactgtcttcAGTTTTAATCTAGTGGCTTAGttggagcagtatcagcttgagaagcagagttcaACCAATGTTTATTGGTTCGCACCGTGGGGATGCGATCGCagcatcttgtatcttaagatacacgatacattcttcaatgtatcagaaatacagatattgatacacgtcttgcgatgcgtatcgcgatacagatacaagatacccaaagagtatctaagatacatgtatcttcgatactgcccagcactgcatgcAGTGCACCCTATCTTGGTGTTAGCGTAGAGACACACACTAATGctaacgcaagtgttttatgCTATATTAAAACTGTTTATTGTCACTGATGATGACATCACCTTCTATGAACAAATATTCTGGTGACCATGTTATTTAGACTACCAGTGTCCTTTTTAAGCACTTTCCGAGCtataagtatttttttttatttttaaccgAAGTACCTACATTAGTGGCATATCACATAGTGGATATTAATGTGCTGTTGCTACAGATTTTTTATCTACTATTTATGTACATGCATGGCTAACTGGGCATGTTGATACACTTGCATAATTAAAAAATGGCGGTGCAGAAGGCATAGCATGAAGGAGACAAGGAATGAGACAGGCAATATCTTCTCTGTGTTGTGTTTTTTATGCTGCCCTTTTTTTCATGGTAAATTATGTGTACAGGCAGTGTTGGCTTTCACTGAAGTTGTAGTATAATCCTTAATGGCAAAGAAGGAGTTAAGTGTGTGCCATTGCTGAGAATTTGAAAAGTCTGATGGAACTATGGGTGCTGACACTGGCATGCAGTGTACGTGCTTCAGTCTGATGGGGGGATAACATTGTCGTAAAATAGCAAAAGTGTAAGCACACATTATGGTGATGGTCATCTTTAACAGGTAGGTTACAATGGTGAattatggcattttttttttcatgcatgaGCATAAGAAGAGATTGCTGAGGTGTGTATGTCTCGTTTGTTCTGACCATATTTTATTCGAAGTTGCTCAAGAAGGACTAGCAATTGAGTTTGCTTTTGGCTTGATGTAATCGGTATTGGCTAGCTGGTTCATCATAGTGAGAGCTCATTTACCCTTGCATGTGCTATATTGTGTTTATTACAAATTTTTTACACCTTAATAATTTTTTCAGCCATGCCCATTAAAAAATATGTGTGTTTCTCCTATGCCCAGGTAACAGTGCTGGCGGCCTCCTTGCAGTAATGGTTCTGCTAAAGCAGCAACAGCTGAGCACATTTGCTAGCTGAAGACATTCACTCCAAGAGCAGAGGATGAAGGAAGTCTCGAGGCACAGTGATGGAACTGTACCAGGGTTCCGAATGGTTCACTTTGAGTCTCCGCCACATGCCAATGCACTTCTTAATGGCCTCAATCTTTTGCGAGCCCGAGGACAGCTTCTTGATGTGACTCTTATTGCTGGTGGCCGAGAGTTCAAGGCACATCGTGCTGTTCTTGCTGCCTGCAGTGACTATTTTCGGGCTATGTTCACGGATGCTATGCTCGAGAGCCGTCAGCCTGAGATCTGTCTTAATGGAGTCAGTGCCCAGGGTCTGCGATGCCTTCTGGAATATGCATATACATCAAGGCTAGTGCTCAGCTTAGCCAACATTCAAGATGTATTGGCTACAGCAAATCATATTGGACTGACCCCCGTCGTTGAAGCCTGCTCTTCATACCTGCAAGATCAGCTTGACTTAGAAAACTGCATTGATGTTGCTACACTTGCAGAAACATACTCATTGCGAAGACTTCGGAAACGAGTTTATCGTTTTATTTGTGCTAACTTGCACCAATTTGCAAAAACACCAGAATTTCAGCGGCTATCAACAACACAAATGGAGCATCTGCTAGCCTGTGATTTCCCTGTGAATTGTCCTGAGGGGGATGTACTTTCATTTGTCCTCAACTGGGTTGCCTGTGATCTAGGGGATCGGCTATCACAGGCACGCAAGTTGGTCTCTTACATAAGTTTTTCAGAAATTCCAGCATCCAGGCTTGCTGAGTTATGGGACTCCCCAGTGCTGCAGTGCCTTTTTTCGCGAAGGATTCCTCCCCACCTGTCTGGCATTGGCGGCCAACCACCCCCTAGCCTAGTGAATACTCGAGGCATGGAGCTTGTGTTGCTCAAGGTAGGAGGATTTGGTTTGTCGGGTGTGACTAATGAAATTACATATTACTTGCCTAGTGCAGGCCGTTGGAAATACCTCACCTCTATTCCTCACGTAGAGCAGTGCAATTTCGGCACAGCTGTTCTTGGGAATGAGCTTTATGTGGTGGGTGGCTGCTTCAACCAAAGCTTGCACCAGGAAAATGTGCACCCATTTGGTTTTCGTTACAATGCACTCACTGGTGAGTGGTCAACTATGGCACCCATGCGCTGGGAGCGTTGTCGATTTGCACTTTGCGTTGCTCGAGACCATCTCTATGCAGTTGGGGGTGCCGGTGAAGTGCTTGGTGATGTTGACACTGCTGAGGATGGAGAGGCCCATTGTGAGCGTTATGACCCGCACACTGATGTTTGGATGCCTGTCGCCCCACTTCCTGGTGCTCGAACTCAGCATGCTGGTGCAGCCTGGGGCCCATACTTGTTTGTTTCTGGAGGCCTCAATGCAGATTCAGTGCTCAACTCCCTTCTTCGCTATGATACTCGTACTGATAACTGGGAAACAATGGTGCCCATGTCTATACCCCGAGCTGACCACTCCATGGTTGTTTACGGGGACCGCCTCGTGGTCTGTGGTGGTTGGTATGAAGATGCTGCAACGGGCACACGCGTCCTTGCCGAATCGGTTGAAGCGTATGACATAGCTGCTAATTCATGGACTCCTGTCACAACAGTGCCAACGCCACGATACCATGCTGGTGTTGCAGTGCTTGGCTCGTGGCTCTACACAGTTGGTGGTTTCCACAGTGACACAACATTTGACCGGGCAAGTGGAGTCGTCGAGAGGTTTGACTTGGATGGCAGCCTTGGTTGGGAGGAAGTGCAGCCTTACCCACAGGATGTATGGGAGCATGTGTGTTGCACCCTGTTTGTCCCTCGCTGTAGAGATGACCTTGATGTCATCTCAGACAAGACCTTAATGTGAGTTCTGGCATTGCAGGGCGTGTTCCCCCGTTTGTGCCACAAAGGAGAAAGCTATTGTGTAAGGATTACTGcctatattttttaaattttgcatgcatttagttttctttttttccctcaagTAGCACGCTTAATGTTGGATTGTTAAGGATTTTTCATGGACTTGCCAAAGACAGTTGCCAGAGACAAGGTTGTAACTTGAAATATAGCAGGTGCTCATGCATGCCAGGATGCAAATTTTGACACTTTTGTATTAGTGAGATGCTGCATTTACTTTCCTGTGTGACCTGCTGTGCCTTTTGTGCTGGATCAATATAGTAGCGTGTACACCATTGTGGTTGCAGTTTTCCGGGTGCCAGCATTTTGAATGTTCAGCCATTAGAGAAGCATTCTTAGTGATGCATTTGTTGACTGTAAGAAAGTGCACATGCAAAGCATATAAAGTTTGCTGCTGTTCACACCAGATAAAAGATACCTGTTAGAGAGGACTCGGCTGCTTGTGAATGCTTTTATGGTAGCTGCACTTAAGATCACTTCTAAGACTAAGAATTATGCGATCTTTgtttttaaaagatgtaaatTCATGTTACCACTTTGCTGCTATACCTATTGCATCTAAATATTTTATGAGCAGTGGAACCGAATTGCTTACAAGTATCATTTCACATAATTTTTTAGCAATTATTTATGTACACTAGTTTTGTTTGGAGTTGTTACTTATTATCAGTGTTACCTGACCACATTGAAAAACTGTGTTTTTACTTACCATGTTAACTAATGACATGGTGTAAACTTATGTGATGAGGTACTTTTAGACTATTACtgggtttgcttttttttttaattaagggTGTACTGCATTAAGCAGTAGAATCATTTACCTTTTATTTCTagtgcttttatagcagtgtgctCAAATCTTTTTGAAAAGCTATGCATATTTTTtggctgtgtttgtgtgtgtgtgtgcttgcatgTGTGTGCACTGGTTTAAGTGTTTGGGGGATCACAACGTCTTGATTCTTTATCTCTAAACTGAATTGGCTTCCATTTATTATTCAGTAGATGAGATGAAAGATGTAATATATTTTAATTGGAAGTTCTTTTCACAgttgaagaaaaaacaaaggcaaCTTAAATTATGAATAATCACTCTCAATGATAGCGATGTCCCAAAATGTGTAGCAATTTTCACTGTGCTTGCCAGCAAGTTCTGTGCAATTTCTTACAATATTTCAGAAATATTGATCAGTCTACACCTCCTCTCCATTGGCTTTTGCTGCATGCTATCGTGCAAAATTTCTATCCGTGATTGAATCATTTGTCTGGCTTTTTTTAGCTGTTTCTCTAAAATTTTTAACTATATAAATCTCAAGTGATTCTGAAGGGCAGGTGCTCCTTGCGATTGTTTTCTTGGCCTGTCATTGCATTTTAGACAATCAAAACAGTTGGGTTGGTGCAGTGCTGTCATGGGGCTTCGAGAATGGATGCACAGCCGGTGAAGCCTGTGATGTGCAGCATGGACAGCATGAATACACATCCTAAGTATAACTGCTGTCATAGTAAAACTAAATATTAATTGCTGTTATTGTAATCAATTGAAATATTAAAACAGCTTACAAGGTTTTACTTCAGTGCATTTTGGCTCAACTGAACTGGGGATGAATGACTTGCATAACCTGAAATAATTTGGCTGAATTGAAGATGGAAGGCTTTCATTGCATGGAGTAATTGTGCACTGTTAAGGGCTGAATTTTGTGGAATTGTAATGAAGTTAAAACCATTAAGAAAAGTGTACTGCAGGTGGATCATACTAGAAAAAGCAATATATAGGCAACTATCCTAAAAATGAAAGATTTGAACTGTCCGTGCTGCATCTTGTGCCtaatcttaaatactggatagcatAGATTCAACACAGCACAGAGAAAGAACTTGGTCCGTGCTATACGGTGTTtgagattatgaaccaactaacccagcaacgaattttgttatGCATCCTGTGCTTTGATAATGGAACTACCATACTAGTTGTCATCTCCTGCTCTGTGTCTGAGTGGTGTTCATTTCTCTGGTGGAACTATTCTTATCTCAGCAATATTGTTTGTTAGTGTCAGTATTGTAGGTCATTTAGAGAAGCAAAAGAGGTTACTGAGCTCTCATAGTTCTGTAGAGCATTGTACATGCAGCAGGAGCTCATAAAATCCATATTATTGGTAAAATAAATTCAGGCATACAGAACAAACATCAAAATGAGTGCACGTCTCTCTTGCTTCAGCAGAATATGATAACATTGTCATGAGTAGTACTATGGAACAACCCTGGTATGTCAAAACAGTATGTAGCAGCATCGATTTGGAAAGTTGGTTGAAGCATGAGAAGTGATCTGCTTTCTCCATTTGAAGGGACTTGATGCCAAGGAGATTCATGCTGAAGTGGTGGCAACGTATGGTGGCAATGTTCCAGattatggcgtgaaatggtgcaGCAGACTTTAATATTGTCAAACAAGCCACAGTGACAAAGAACAGAGTGGCTGACCATCACTTGATTAGGAATGACAAGCTGACATGCAAGTGGAGGCTCGAGTGTTTGCTGACTGGAATATAATCTGGAAAAATATTTGCAGCAGCTTAGTATGTTGGCTCGGATTATGAACCCACACGTCTCATTGCTTAATCTTGGTTCATTCATGGATACAAACTTTACGAAAATCCTTTGTAATGTGGCAGTGTTAAGATCTGGTTTCCATTAAAAGGCCCCTTGCCAGGCTCTATTGCACTCTTTAGTAGGGTACTGGAATTTATAAGTGTTTCATTTAGGAAGCCTATGagcaaaataatttttcaaatctGTTTATTATTGGAGAAGATAAAAATTAAACTGTCCTGTTACCATACTACAAATGCAATCTCTCCTCCAATTCGTTGGCAAGTTTCTGTAGGCGGCGTCCCTTACCTGCCTTCTCCTCTGTACCAGAGTCAAGGGACCACGCTACATTCACATCGCATCCACGATCGCTTGTAAGAGTAAAAATTTCTGTTATTTCTATTTTCAGCAGTGGCATTGCATGTCATGCATTTATTGACTTGAATGACGTGCTGTTGCCAATCACATTGCAAGCACTGCATGTTGTGTAGGGAATTTGTACATGTTTTCCTTGAAGCCAGTCAAACTGTGGCTTCCTTGAGAGGAAGGAAAAACACAGCCTTCtgttcgaaacttcgaatattttTCCACCATGCAGCCATATCATACTTCTTAGGCATGATCACCACCACATGATGTATGTGCCACACTTATCTATTTGCCGAAGCCTGGTGAAGGGCactttaaatgttttttttatttttctctttctttttgtagtGGCCATCTGAGATTTTATAGTGAATTACACTCTTGTTGCTGAAGCATTTGGTTTCTAAACTCCGTGTATTTTATGGTATCTCGGCAGTATTCCCTATCTGCTCATGGTCATCTGCAGATCATGCAAGTGACTATGCTTTAATGGTTTGTTGACTGCTGCACTGATTTCTGCCAACGCAAAGTGGTTGCGTTCAAAGTTCTGTGAACGTCTCTAATTGTgatagatgaaagaaagaaaactggcaCTTATGTGCTTAGTGATTGATATCTTTAGtgcatagtatttattttctttacACTGTTTTTGGTGTTGCAGAGGTCACTTAGAGTACTGGGGTTTGTATGACGCATTGAGTTAATGTTGACTTGTTCACTTACAATATGCTTCATTGACTGATATTGCTTTTAGTTTTTGCTTTCACAGGTGCAAATTATTGCTCACTTTTTGAGAAGACGAAGTTCAGGTTTTCTTCAAGTTATATTTTTGATAGTGGACTTTCTTAgggcatcggacgcattattcgaaggtcgcaagttcggtccctgccggcggcaagttatctttttgtccactttactttcttcacatttatatcctaattattacTAATAGCATCTCCTAGACTTTCTttgtcattattgtctgttagttctcattaatattgtgtctaacaaagaaaaacaagcccttaaaaaagtcatcttcttttctttatttatagTGGACTTACATTTCATTGAATGTAGCTTTTGTAAGGAATAATTAGGTATTAATGTCCTTTGTTCTTTCTTGAATGCTAATGCGAGTTGCTTCTTGCTCTTGATTCTTCTGGTCAAGGTGCACTAGGATACTTCACAAAAAACGAGCTATACACATTTGAAAAATTATTGAATATATTCTTGTGTTGCCAGCAAAACAAGTATACATTTGGTAGAATAGTTGAGGCAGTGGATGGGTATATTTTCATTTTTATGAGAACTATTCTTTGATACCTCTGCTTTTTTGGCTATCACTTAGAATGCAAGCCCTTTGTTCATTTCAGTGGCTTCATAATCAGGAAGGTCAAATGTATGGTGATTATTAGTCACAATGAATTAACTTTTGATCTCTTAATATTTTAAGTTGACATTTCACTTAACAATGacctgaaagaaaaagaaattctcaTAGTGTGTCATGTTGTGAACTGCGTAGAGGTCCTACCTATCATAAAATATATTCCAACACTGACATATGGTGTATTACGTATGCAGAGTTGGGTGATGCTGTGTTGTGTAATTGACAAAAACGTTCTTGTCATAATTATCGTTTTTCTAAAATGCTGGCTTAGTTAAGGTTTGGATTGAGTCCAAGTAGCTGACTGATTGGACACAATTAATGTTTCTCTTTTACATTTTTGAATATTTGTCACCAACTCTTCAGTGAAAAGCATACACCTGTAATCATTCTGAACATTGATTAATTCAAAACATGTATGATGTTTGTGTGTGTAAAGACAAAGGCCTTCTTTGGTGATAACAAAGACCTTATATTTTATATTTTGTGTGGACTAAAGTGTCTTGATAAGAGCAATTATGtaaagattgtttgagaatacCTCACCAGGTTTGCAATGTTTAAAAGGTCGAACTGTTAAAAACTGACTCCAGTTTCAATGTCAGAGAGCACATCCTTTTGAAGCAGTGTGATTGCTTTCGTGCTAGGACAGTTACTGTGTACATTTTATTTTAAAGCACACTGAAAAAACTTGTTCAGGTTGCTGCTATATCAGTGGTTCTCACTGAAGTGTGCTGTATTTGGTGACTGTGTAAATAGGTATAGCCCACCTAATCAGctgtcatatatgactttataaAAAAATAAACTTAATGGAAGCATCCCCAGATGTATAGTTTCGTATGCGCATAGTCGCTATGTATTTCTTCAGCAGTTATGCAGAGTAGTTTCCCCCTTGCCCTACACGATGTAGATAAGTCAATAGAAAAGGCTTGTTCACTGTGGTAGACGTTTTGAATTGAATGCTCTTTCAACTTGTGTCTGTTCACTGCAGTCATTCTTTGATAGTACACTTAAATTTTAGGCACAATATTTTCTACACCTTAGTATTTTGTACACTTGGAATTGTACGTAAGTCTACCATGGTGGCAcaatggttacggcgctcggctgctgacctaaaAGACATGAGCTCGATTTGCTGCagcagttgcatttcgatggaggcgaaatgctggaggctcatgtactgtgcgatgttagtgcacattaaggaacccaggtggttgaaattatccaGAGCTCTgcactatggtgtgcctcataagcatatcatggttttgccacttaaaaccccagaaattattattgtgCTTAACAAACTTCTGAAAAAACTGTCAGTGCGATGCCACATTGTGAAAGGTCTGAAAGTTGCAAGCTGTCTGTGTACTGCCACAGCTCATAGGCCCCTATTCATAACTCGAGCTATTCAAAAGGCTAAATGTTATTTCACCAAGCTGTGCTCGTTTCTGAGCATTGACAGTGTGTGTGCTTGCTCTTACCTTCACGAGAATTTGGCTTTAGTTTTGCTGTCGCAAAGACCCATAACTGTAGTAGCTCCAACATCAGCTGGCAAGCTCTGCCAAAAGGCACTTTGGTATTTACACTTTTGCAACAGACTGTACATTCAGTGACAGCCAATAAGTCATTGTTTTCAGCTAAGCACTTGTGATAGGAGGCTTAAAACGTACCTTCAGACAAATTTAGCTGCTTGGATTATTCATCCATTTTTTGCAAGCTCAATAAGTATATCCATGCTAAAACTTTCACTCCTAATTGAAAAACTGATGCTTTCTTCT includes these proteins:
- the LOC119403061 gene encoding kelch-like protein 20: MKEVSRHSDGTVPGFRMVHFESPPHANALLNGLNLLRARGQLLDVTLIAGGREFKAHRAVLAACSDYFRAMFTDAMLESRQPEICLNGVSAQGLRCLLEYAYTSRLVLSLANIQDVLATANHIGLTPVVEACSSYLQDQLDLENCIDVATLAETYSLRRLRKRVYRFICANLHQFAKTPEFQRLSTTQMEHLLACDFPVNCPEGDVLSFVLNWVACDLGDRLSQARKLVSYISFSEIPASRLAELWDSPVLQCLFSRRIPPHLSGIGGQPPPSLVNTRGMELVLLKVGGFGLSGVTNEITYYLPSAGRWKYLTSIPHVEQCNFGTAVLGNELYVVGGCFNQSLHQENVHPFGFRYNALTGEWSTMAPMRWERCRFALCVARDHLYAVGGAGEVLGDVDTAEDGEAHCERYDPHTDVWMPVAPLPGARTQHAGAAWGPYLFVSGGLNADSVLNSLLRYDTRTDNWETMVPMSIPRADHSMVVYGDRLVVCGGWYEDAATGTRVLAESVEAYDIAANSWTPVTTVPTPRYHAGVAVLGSWLYTVGGFHSDTTFDRASGVVERFDLDGSLGWEEVQPYPQDVWEHVCCTLFVPRCRDDLDVISDKTLM